The following proteins are co-located in the Chitinophagales bacterium genome:
- a CDS encoding multicopper oxidase domain-containing protein — translation MIRRRFIRISSLGAAGVFFGGSLPMLTGCMKNHDSMEDMMMGEPVPVTEGSFTDALSFPGIQSNNASLVAQPTSGGLYNGNKLAGYGYQSNGILGPTLKFNSGESLSVNVQNNLPEATNIHWHGLAAPADMDGHPTALIQSGASFNYFFPVNQRASLYWYHPHPDKKTGEHVFKGLAGLMVVNDPEEAALNLPSGSDEILLVIQDKRIMADSINYSPTDSEIMTGYMGEFVFVNGVYAPFHTVSTKQYRVRMLNGSNARVYNLALSNGAAFSIIGSDGGLLPSSETVNSVLLGPGERVDLIVDFRNNTVNDEVFLISKTFDGGDVQGTQEFKIMKFVVTLQESDSFVLPSTLSFITFLNESAATKTRSFDISNPHGMGHGGHITGSGHNIGGKTFDATRIDEYITAGDIEVWTFDNSMGGEPHPMHLHGQPFQILDRTNGSGTIQPHEKGLKDTVNVMPKEIVRVIVPFGSLLGTFVFHCHNLEHEDDGMMLQYQMS, via the coding sequence ATGATCAGAAGAAGATTTATCAGAATCTCATCATTAGGAGCTGCCGGAGTTTTCTTCGGAGGCTCCTTACCAATGCTTACGGGTTGCATGAAAAATCACGATAGTATGGAAGACATGATGATGGGTGAGCCTGTCCCTGTTACTGAAGGAAGTTTTACCGACGCACTATCATTTCCTGGCATTCAATCTAACAATGCGTCGTTAGTGGCACAGCCAACTTCCGGTGGTTTGTACAATGGAAACAAACTGGCCGGTTACGGCTATCAAAGTAATGGCATTCTTGGCCCCACTTTAAAATTTAATTCGGGTGAATCACTATCTGTTAATGTTCAGAATAATCTCCCTGAAGCAACAAACATTCACTGGCATGGGCTGGCTGCTCCGGCAGATATGGATGGACACCCAACGGCTTTAATACAAAGCGGTGCATCATTCAATTACTTTTTTCCCGTCAATCAACGTGCTTCCCTTTATTGGTATCATCCGCATCCTGATAAGAAAACCGGTGAGCATGTTTTTAAAGGGTTGGCCGGACTGATGGTGGTGAATGATCCGGAAGAAGCCGCACTGAATCTGCCGTCCGGATCGGATGAAATTTTATTGGTGATACAGGATAAGAGAATTATGGCAGACAGCATTAACTATTCACCCACGGATAGTGAGATTATGACCGGCTATATGGGTGAATTTGTTTTTGTAAATGGCGTGTATGCCCCTTTTCATACCGTTTCAACAAAACAGTACCGTGTTAGAATGCTGAATGGAAGCAATGCACGAGTTTATAATCTTGCATTGAGCAATGGAGCTGCATTTTCAATTATAGGTTCTGATGGCGGATTGCTTCCTTCATCCGAAACAGTCAACTCAGTTTTATTAGGTCCCGGTGAGCGTGTTGATTTGATCGTTGACTTCAGAAATAATACTGTGAATGATGAAGTATTCCTGATCAGTAAGACATTTGATGGTGGCGATGTACAGGGAACACAGGAATTTAAGATCATGAAGTTTGTGGTGACGTTGCAGGAAAGTGATTCCTTTGTTTTACCCTCAACACTCTCGTTCATTACTTTTCTCAATGAATCAGCAGCCACAAAAACACGTAGCTTCGATATTTCCAATCCACATGGGATGGGACATGGCGGTCACATTACAGGATCAGGGCATAACATTGGAGGGAAAACTTTTGATGCAACCCGCATTGATGAATACATTACTGCCGGTGACATTGAAGTGTGGACATTTGATAACAGCATGGGTGGAGAGCCACATCCGATGCATTTGCACGGGCAGCCATTTCAAATTCTTGATCGCACCAATGGAAGCGGAACCATTCAGCCGCACGAAAAAGGATTGAAAGACACCGTGAATGTGATGCCGAAAGAGATCGTCAGAGTGATCGTTCCTTTTGGGTCACTATTGGGAACATTTGTTTTTCATTGCCATAATCTGGAGCATGAAGATGATGGAATGATGTTGCAATACCAAATGAGTTAA
- a CDS encoding PKD domain-containing protein yields MKKRIKSIAVIVLLTLAFASCKKDSNPVACFTVDKTTINAGETINFNANCSTDTFHWEWDFGDGANGEGTTLSHTYNNAGTYTVMLAAHNEDMTMMDDAMQTITVN; encoded by the coding sequence ATGAAAAAGAGGATTAAGTCAATTGCAGTAATTGTGCTGCTCACTCTTGCTTTTGCTTCATGCAAAAAGGACAGTAACCCTGTCGCCTGCTTTACAGTAGACAAAACAACCATCAATGCAGGCGAAACAATCAATTTCAATGCTAACTGTTCCACCGATACGTTTCATTGGGAGTGGGATTTCGGAGATGGCGCCAATGGTGAGGGAACAACTTTAAGCCATACATACAACAATGCCGGTACTTACACAGTAATGCTGGCTGCACACAATGAAGATATGACAATGATGGATGATGCCATGCAAACAATCACCGTCAACTAA
- a CDS encoding T9SS type A sorting domain-containing protein, translating to MTQIKSTLIIISIAATWLLFTNGATDLNGPCDSPTVGGHAGAPGSPGCEYCHGGTPNTGPGSVILDLGNGINQYVPGTTYDATVTTQQSGIDKFGFAVTARKSTNASVGDFIVVDTFRTRKFTEATKEYFSHTPCGADADVIGTITWNFQWTAPSIDEGAITFYLSSLAANHDHDLTGDSVYALTKVLDVATSVIETASAVAMELFPNPATDKIFIRLKNGNAEIREWNFDLYSLQGKLLIQKVIHSKETTVDLKEANLSDGIYIAEISNLENYYYQKIIFNEK from the coding sequence ATGACACAAATAAAATCTACTCTCATCATCATTTCAATCGCCGCCACCTGGCTGCTGTTTACCAATGGAGCAACAGACTTAAACGGACCTTGTGATTCACCCACTGTTGGCGGGCATGCGGGCGCACCAGGTTCACCCGGCTGCGAGTATTGCCATGGCGGCACGCCGAATACCGGACCAGGATCGGTTATCCTCGACCTGGGTAATGGCATTAATCAATATGTGCCCGGAACGACATACGATGCAACAGTTACGACGCAGCAATCCGGTATTGATAAATTCGGATTTGCGGTTACGGCAAGAAAGAGCACCAATGCATCCGTCGGCGACTTTATCGTGGTTGATACATTCAGAACCAGAAAATTTACGGAGGCAACAAAAGAATATTTCAGCCACACACCCTGCGGTGCTGATGCAGATGTGATTGGAACCATTACCTGGAATTTTCAATGGACAGCACCATCAATAGATGAAGGTGCCATCACCTTTTATCTCTCTTCACTCGCTGCCAATCACGACCATGATCTTACAGGTGATTCTGTTTATGCACTAACAAAGGTGCTTGATGTGGCTACTTCTGTAATTGAAACAGCAAGTGCGGTTGCAATGGAATTATTTCCGAATCCGGCTACAGATAAAATTTTCATCCGGCTGAAAAATGGAAATGCAGAAATCAGAGAATGGAATTTCGACCTGTACTCTTTACAGGGAAAATTGCTGATACAAAAAGTAATTCATAGCAAGGAAACTACAGTTGATTTGAAAGAAGCAAATCTATCAGACGGGATTTATATCGCTGAAATCAGCAACTTAGAAAATTACTACTACCAAAAAATAATTTTCAATGAGAAATAA